A single region of the Moorena sp. SIOASIH genome encodes:
- a CDS encoding type II toxin-antitoxin system Phd/YefM family antitoxin, which produces MFSLSDIHPLSEFQRGAKAFIARLKETKAPIVLTVNGKAAAVVQDAESYQQLLDRMELLESIAGIRKSIKEFEQGEGIPLKEAFHRVRRGSQQRLESIDQLLGDDPEI; this is translated from the coding sequence ATGTTTAGTCTGAGTGACATCCATCCCCTCTCAGAATTCCAACGGGGCGCTAAAGCCTTTATCGCAAGGCTCAAAGAAACTAAAGCACCAATCGTTCTTACTGTTAATGGCAAAGCTGCTGCAGTTGTTCAAGATGCTGAAAGCTATCAGCAACTTCTCGATAGGATGGAATTGCTTGAGTCTATTGCGGGCATCCGAAAGAGTATTAAGGAGTTTGAGCAAGGAGAAGGTATTCCGTTAAAGGAAGCATTTCATCGTGTTCGCCGTGGTTCTCAACAAAGGCTCGAAAGTATAGATCAACTTTTAGGTGATGATCCAGAAATCTAA
- a CDS encoding helix-turn-helix transcriptional regulator — translation MTEEKTVNVLLGDDNVFKDLGFEAEEAMNLKVRADLMLDLRSYIQERGWTQNEAAEFLGETQPRISNLMNGEISRFSVDKLINLLGKVGMEVKVEVVPKV, via the coding sequence ATGACTGAGGAAAAAACCGTAAACGTCCTGTTAGGGGACGACAATGTATTTAAAGATTTGGGATTTGAGGCAGAAGAAGCAATGAATCTCAAGGTAAGAGCGGATCTGATGTTAGATTTACGTTCCTATATTCAGGAGCGGGGATGGACTCAAAATGAGGCAGCAGAGTTTTTGGGAGAAACCCAACCGAGGATTAGTAATTTAATGAATGGTGAAATTAGTCGATTCAGTGTGGATAAGTTAATTAATTTGCTAGGAAAAGTAGGGATGGAAGTGAAGGTAGAAGTCGTCCCGAAAGTTTGA
- a CDS encoding type II toxin-antitoxin system RelE/ParE family toxin, giving the protein MTLIQAAKAIYVLHVFHKKTQKTSKRDIQLGQKRYQEMVQFRKEQKDKHKND; this is encoded by the coding sequence TTGACATTGATACAAGCAGCAAAAGCTATTTATGTACTTCATGTTTTCCATAAAAAAACACAGAAGACCTCAAAGCGGGACATTCAACTAGGACAGAAGCGTTATCAGGAGATGGTTCAGTTTAGAAAGGAACAAAAGGATAAACATAAAAATGACTGA
- a CDS encoding type II toxin-antitoxin system VapC family toxin, with protein MSGNRYFLDTNAIVALLQGNTQLIQLLQNAEWIGISVISQIEFLAFSGLAESDRQLFKQFLQRVEVIGLVSIDTGLIEKIIEIRQQYRLKLPDAIIAAMAIQNSASLVTADQEFAKVTVLTVINW; from the coding sequence ATGAGTGGTAATCGCTATTTTCTGGATACGAATGCAATTGTGGCCCTACTGCAAGGAAATACTCAACTAATTCAATTATTACAAAATGCTGAGTGGATCGGGATTTCAGTTATTAGCCAAATTGAGTTTCTGGCGTTTTCTGGGCTAGCCGAAAGCGATCGCCAACTTTTTAAACAGTTTCTTCAGCGAGTAGAGGTGATCGGTTTAGTGTCGATTGACACTGGGTTGATTGAGAAAATTATTGAAATTCGCCAGCAATATAGGTTGAAATTGCCCGATGCTATAATTGCGGCGATGGCTATACAAAATTCTGCCAGTTTGGTGACGGCTGATCAAGAATTTGCGAAGGTAACGGTTTTAACAGTAATTAATTGGTAG
- a CDS encoding XisI protein, with product MDRLKHYREIVQEVLKDYHQINQKSDSTTESALAFDEVQDQYLLLLMGWWKDERIKSVMIHIRFKDDKIWIEEDWTEDGVATDLLQKGIPPEEIVLAFHPPHLRQYTEFAPQVAERTMLIDDQSR from the coding sequence ATGGATAGATTAAAGCATTATCGAGAAATTGTCCAGGAAGTTTTAAAAGACTATCATCAGATCAATCAAAAATCTGATTCTACCACTGAAAGTGCTTTAGCTTTTGATGAGGTACAGGATCAGTATCTTTTGCTGCTGATGGGTTGGTGGAAAGATGAACGGATTAAGAGTGTGATGATTCATATCCGTTTCAAAGATGACAAGATTTGGATTGAGGAAGATTGGACCGAGGATGGAGTGGCCACAGATTTGTTACAGAAGGGGATACCACCAGAGGAGATTGTTTTAGCATTTCATCCACCTCATCTCAGACAATATACTGAATTTGCTCCTCAAGTAGCGGAACGCACTATGCTAATAGACGATCAATCGCGCTAA
- a CDS encoding XisH family protein encodes MPAKDIYHNAVRFALVKDGWEILTDDYTLEYGGERLYVDIAAEKSIAAEKQGRKILVEVKSFLGRSFVNDLEKAVGQYIVYRDILVEKQLDFKLYLAITKGTYKNYFKRQLTQMIINRNQVKLLVVDSESEVIEQWID; translated from the coding sequence ATGCCTGCTAAAGATATTTACCATAATGCTGTTAGATTTGCATTAGTCAAAGATGGCTGGGAGATTTTAACTGATGATTATACTTTGGAGTATGGTGGCGAGCGCTTATACGTGGATATTGCAGCAGAAAAATCGATCGCAGCAGAAAAGCAGGGTCGAAAAATTCTTGTAGAGGTCAAGAGTTTCTTGGGTCGCTCGTTTGTAAATGACCTAGAAAAGGCTGTGGGTCAGTATATTGTTTATAGGGATATTTTGGTAGAAAAACAATTGGATTTCAAACTGTATTTGGCAATTACCAAAGGAACTTACAAAAATTATTTTAAACGCCAGTTAACTCAGATGATTATCAATCGCAATCAGGTTAAGTTATTGGTCGTTGATTCGGAAAGTGAGGTGATTGAGCAATGGATAGATTAA
- a CDS encoding tetratricopeptide repeat protein encodes MTRPLKRHKNYAELLIAALLTRLTWRYYGRKFPGIQNLKPLQLKDHKTLKVEGTPDAFVRLITWCAQLEDFKHNQRKNLIKFQTLDPKEQYEEIRDTLSTLAKYEVIQSNQQRRHGYSKPMWDFSLSLPHRPSPQNEQKILRSLFGEGKVWDQRKSKYHDNLEKAKRRKTKERVNFAVTAQKAFCQAMATEVIPHFPDRLSNYTKEALTGLADIIVPLETAIKLPSVDAKDHGPLLLSVGRVYLAQQQLDEAQNAFEECLTLKLNRTLAADSRHWLGIIHHQRGNYNLAQQYFTKALGQRTQLHGEKHPDVAASTHALAELFSDRGQFPEAETQFERARSLYEAIYGKKHSRVACVLNGLAALYSKTDRREQAESLYNKALDILIQKSDAEAYPHLAATQQGLGNLHLYRGEYHKAEQFHQDAINVIEEFYGPNHPNLAVHKASLALTYKTLGRLTEAIELYQECIKSLNSTYGNNHPQVGMYLSDLAWLISQESNELDKLKLAVSFFHKSLSILTPVLDPNHPSIRNARKGLNVLYGRIGNRE; translated from the coding sequence ATGACTCGACCTCTGAAAAGACACAAGAACTACGCGGAACTTTTGATTGCCGCACTGCTCACCCGCCTAACCTGGCGTTATTATGGACGTAAATTCCCTGGGATTCAAAATCTGAAGCCCCTTCAACTCAAAGATCACAAGACACTAAAGGTAGAGGGCACACCAGATGCATTTGTGAGGTTGATTACCTGGTGTGCTCAACTGGAAGACTTTAAACACAACCAGCGAAAAAACCTTATCAAGTTCCAAACCCTAGATCCTAAGGAGCAATATGAGGAAATTCGAGATACCCTTTCCACCCTTGCAAAATACGAAGTGATTCAAAGTAACCAGCAGCGCAGACATGGGTATTCCAAGCCCATGTGGGATTTTTCCCTATCCCTGCCCCATCGCCCCTCACCTCAAAACGAACAAAAAATCCTAAGATCGCTATTTGGTGAAGGAAAGGTGTGGGATCAACGCAAATCCAAATATCACGACAATCTAGAGAAGGCTAAACGGCGAAAGACAAAAGAAAGGGTTAACTTCGCCGTGACAGCTCAAAAAGCCTTTTGCCAAGCCATGGCTACTGAGGTCATTCCCCATTTTCCTGATCGACTCAGCAACTATACCAAAGAAGCCCTGACCGGTCTGGCAGATATAATAGTACCCTTGGAGACAGCTATTAAGTTGCCTTCTGTGGATGCCAAGGATCATGGGCCATTATTATTGAGTGTAGGTCGGGTATATCTGGCTCAACAGCAACTGGATGAGGCTCAAAACGCCTTCGAGGAATGCTTAACCCTTAAACTTAATCGAACCTTAGCGGCAGATAGCCGTCATTGGCTGGGTATTATCCACCATCAACGGGGCAACTACAATCTAGCCCAGCAATACTTTACTAAGGCATTAGGCCAACGCACCCAGCTTCACGGAGAAAAGCATCCCGATGTGGCTGCCAGCACCCATGCTTTAGCTGAACTTTTTAGCGATCGCGGGCAATTCCCAGAAGCCGAAACCCAGTTTGAGCGGGCACGGTCGTTGTACGAAGCTATCTATGGGAAAAAACACTCACGGGTAGCCTGCGTCCTGAATGGATTAGCAGCACTCTACAGCAAAACCGATCGGCGAGAGCAAGCCGAGTCTTTATATAATAAAGCATTAGATATCTTGATCCAAAAATCGGATGCTGAAGCCTACCCTCACCTGGCAGCCACTCAACAGGGTTTAGGCAACCTCCATCTTTATCGAGGGGAATATCATAAGGCAGAACAATTTCACCAGGACGCGATTAACGTAATTGAAGAGTTCTACGGTCCCAATCACCCTAACTTAGCAGTGCATAAAGCAAGTTTGGCACTGACCTACAAAACCCTGGGGCGGCTGACTGAGGCCATTGAATTGTATCAAGAGTGCATCAAGTCCCTGAACTCAACTTACGGCAACAATCATCCCCAAGTGGGAATGTACCTGAGTGATTTGGCTTGGCTGATCTCGCAAGAGAGTAACGAATTGGATAAGTTAAAGCTAGCTGTGAGCTTTTTCCACAAATCTCTGAGCATCCTCACGCCAGTGTTAGACCCCAATCATCCTAGTATTCGCAATGCCCGGAAGGGGCTAAATGTGCTCTACGGTCGAATAGGGAATAGGGAGTAG
- a CDS encoding dynamin family protein: MAKALPGKKGLWGQMKQFGSNVLDCITPGSRGARITANAYLENNQNLIAYNQTRDQLQEQIEAAKMDLQVVMQHKSLEFQANEGQLNRQLKEYLATLNQAFNRNEGKLNRELQADIARLNREFQVNEGKLNRQHTAEIESFRAQLQIFLQERQNDLQVQLSENQATLQKELAIYHRETSLLVIREKRRQDNWPLTLDEEQIIELIDSQNELLVLFSPPTLRYDRAGNRNKATADFSDMELRLGQGLRWFFGKYTKNGRPINCQSGLWKTKAFHSEGANSPLFRSLRPIPTVFLDILLEEDTYHFNCGSWNSTYNKPDLKSIPEDPDFNPSWRQFLEDCDPDELRRFLSVQLYLLAGRKADEHFLLNVHPRERQRPLLPELLPELLQKVPEEYREDVIEMVVSGCIALYGVLEEEESAWVPELKLDLALSLSVLEDKSWAREQFKESLQSWLQLRGLPQPEGRQALLDEVVTNMTSADVDYHDKIVECLKSLGDIQQSQQILDIFTKNRRTKMISSEFQNTYIQIKNAGNNLLEFIEDNVRASDDDYEVDIQGLQTIKRDIEKSLEALDNQQYNVAVIAPIKAGKSTFLNAIIGADILASETAACTVCRTGVRHINSGTPELWEYREGQDKPLVIAEGDSTNIVKTFLDRTREIREQSNQDKVTYFELWHPIEAISDYSSLAGFTLVDTPGPNEWESTGFNTAELKRVSLEAVRTCDAILFILDYTSFKDEASSELFKELLNSRK, translated from the coding sequence ATGGCAAAAGCATTACCTGGGAAAAAGGGACTTTGGGGACAGATGAAGCAATTTGGCTCAAACGTTCTAGACTGTATAACTCCTGGAAGTAGAGGCGCGCGAATTACTGCCAATGCTTATCTGGAAAACAATCAAAATTTAATTGCTTATAACCAAACGCGAGATCAACTCCAGGAGCAGATTGAAGCAGCAAAAATGGACCTTCAAGTGGTCATGCAGCACAAAAGTCTGGAGTTTCAAGCTAATGAAGGACAATTAAATCGACAGCTAAAAGAGTACTTAGCAACCCTTAACCAAGCTTTTAACCGGAACGAGGGAAAACTTAATCGAGAGTTGCAGGCAGATATAGCGCGTCTGAATCGAGAGTTTCAGGTTAATGAAGGGAAACTGAATCGACAACACACAGCTGAGATAGAGTCATTCCGCGCTCAACTGCAAATTTTCTTACAGGAGCGACAAAACGACTTACAAGTCCAGTTAAGCGAGAATCAGGCGACTCTACAAAAAGAGTTAGCAATATACCATCGAGAGACAAGTTTACTTGTTATTCGCGAAAAACGTCGGCAGGACAATTGGCCCTTAACTCTAGATGAAGAACAAATTATTGAGCTAATCGATTCACAAAATGAATTATTAGTTTTGTTTTCTCCTCCGACATTAAGATATGATCGAGCTGGAAATAGAAATAAAGCCACTGCAGATTTTTCCGATATGGAATTGAGGCTGGGGCAGGGATTACGGTGGTTCTTCGGGAAATACACTAAAAACGGAAGACCTATCAATTGTCAATCCGGTTTATGGAAGACGAAGGCTTTTCATAGTGAAGGTGCTAATAGCCCTTTGTTTAGGAGTCTAAGACCTATACCCACTGTCTTCTTGGATATTTTATTAGAGGAGGATACCTACCACTTCAATTGTGGCAGTTGGAATAGCACATACAACAAACCCGACCTTAAATCCATTCCTGAGGATCCCGACTTCAATCCATCTTGGCGGCAATTTTTAGAGGATTGCGACCCAGACGAACTCCGCCGTTTCTTGAGTGTTCAGCTTTATCTTTTGGCTGGTCGAAAAGCTGATGAGCATTTCCTCCTGAATGTGCATCCCAGGGAACGCCAACGTCCTTTGTTACCAGAACTCTTGCCTGAGTTATTACAAAAAGTGCCAGAGGAATATAGAGAGGATGTAATTGAAATGGTTGTCTCTGGCTGCATTGCCCTCTATGGCGTTTTAGAGGAAGAAGAATCAGCTTGGGTTCCAGAATTAAAGCTGGATTTAGCCTTAAGTTTATCGGTTTTGGAAGATAAATCTTGGGCAAGGGAACAATTCAAAGAATCCCTGCAATCCTGGTTACAGCTTCGAGGATTACCACAACCAGAAGGTCGTCAGGCTTTGCTTGATGAAGTTGTAACAAACATGACCAGTGCCGACGTCGATTACCACGATAAAATTGTGGAGTGCCTGAAGTCTCTTGGAGATATTCAGCAAAGTCAACAAATTTTGGATATTTTTACAAAAAATAGGAGAACAAAGATGATTTCATCAGAATTTCAAAACACCTATATACAGATTAAAAATGCTGGAAACAATTTATTAGAATTTATCGAAGATAATGTCAGAGCATCCGACGATGATTATGAAGTCGATATCCAAGGATTGCAAACTATTAAAAGAGATATTGAAAAATCTTTAGAAGCTTTAGACAATCAACAGTATAATGTTGCTGTAATTGCTCCAATTAAAGCAGGAAAAAGTACATTCTTGAATGCTATTATTGGCGCAGATATTCTCGCAAGTGAAACTGCAGCATGTACAGTTTGCCGCACAGGTGTCCGACATATTAATTCTGGAACACCTGAACTTTGGGAATACCGAGAAGGTCAAGATAAACCTCTTGTTATAGCTGAAGGTGATTCAACAAATATTGTAAAAACATTTTTAGATCGAACCCGTGAAATACGAGAGCAATCTAATCAAGATAAGGTTACCTACTTTGAACTTTGGCATCCTATTGAAGCCATTAGTGATTACTCATCTCTTGCAGGGTTTACGCTAGTTGACACTCCAGGACCTAATGAGTGGGAGTCCACAGGATTCAACACAGCAGAATTAAAACGAGTGTCTTTAGAAGCAGTAAGAACTTGCGATGCTATCCTATTCATATTAGATTACACATCTTTCAAAGATGAAGCTTCTTCGGAACTTTTTAAGGAATTACTGAATAGCCGAAAATAA
- a CDS encoding transcriptional regulator — translation MTTGLTNPSPYYLKLITDFAPRPITNDGDLIATQQRINDLLDQKPLNQDDQDYLRVLGMLVYDYEEKTEQFPELTDAELLQTLMEDYNLRIQDLLGIFEQEQTIVDILNGKRKLNSQEALKVRRLSPSPLG, via the coding sequence ATGACAACTGGTTTAACCAACCCTAGTCCTTATTACCTGAAATTAATCACTGACTTTGCGCCCCGTCCCATTACCAATGATGGTGACTTAATCGCCACCCAACAAAGAATCAACGACCTATTAGATCAAAAACCGCTTAATCAAGATGATCAAGATTATCTCAGGGTATTAGGGATGTTAGTCTATGACTATGAAGAAAAAACTGAACAATTTCCCGAATTAACCGATGCAGAATTATTACAGACATTAATGGAAGACTATAATCTAAGGATACAAGATTTGTTAGGTATTTTTGAGCAAGAGCAAACGATTGTAGATATATTAAACGGAAAGCGTAAACTCAATTCTCAAGAAGCGTTGAAAGTGCGTAGGCTAAGCCCTAGCCCGTTGGGCTAA
- a CDS encoding element excision factor XisI family protein, with product MSSLSVRDSKIWIHYDGIEDGITDELVATGVPKDRIVLAFHPPDIRQHTGYGIA from the coding sequence ATGAGTAGTCTTTCAGTCCGCGATAGTAAAATCTGGATTCACTACGATGGGATTGAGGATGGTATCACGGATGAATTGGTTGCCACAGGAGTTCCGAAGGATAGGATTGTTCTTGCTTTTCATCCCCCTGATATTCGTCAACATACTGGGTATGGGATTGCATAG
- a CDS encoding Txe/YoeB family addiction module toxin translates to MKNFTLSWALSKKKKKRAESDQVKPVVVNRTPGFSSRFKEDLAWWFKHDFKVASKILDLVTAVMDNPFEGIGKPEPLKYMDADIWSRRIDLEHRLVYRVGSTKIDFLACRYHYE, encoded by the coding sequence TTGAAGAACTTTACTCTGAGTTGGGCATTGAGCAAGAAGAAGAAGAAAAGGGCTGAATCCGATCAAGTAAAGCCAGTGGTTGTTAATCGCACTCCTGGTTTTAGCTCTAGGTTTAAGGAAGATTTGGCTTGGTGGTTTAAGCACGATTTTAAAGTCGCGTCGAAAATTTTGGATTTAGTTACTGCTGTCATGGACAATCCATTTGAGGGCATTGGTAAACCAGAACCATTAAAGTATATGGATGCAGATATTTGGTCACGACGTATTGATTTAGAGCATCGGCTGGTTTATCGGGTTGGAAGTACTAAGATTGATTTTCTGGCTTGTCGGTATCATTATGAGTAG
- a CDS encoding type II toxin-antitoxin system prevent-host-death family antitoxin → MFDYEITSPNDAKNNFFKLLDIVAENNQVYIINRRDGENVALITESDLRSLVETVYLLRSPTNAMRLLDAIEESKAGKIKPQTIEELYSELGIEQEEEEKG, encoded by the coding sequence ATGTTTGATTACGAAATAACATCTCCAAACGATGCTAAAAATAACTTCTTTAAGTTGTTGGATATAGTTGCAGAAAATAATCAGGTATATATCATCAATCGTCGTGATGGGGAGAATGTTGCTTTGATTACAGAATCTGATTTGAGGAGTTTAGTAGAGACAGTTTATCTGTTAAGAAGCCCTACCAATGCAATGCGCCTGCTGGATGCAATTGAGGAGTCTAAGGCTGGAAAAATAAAACCTCAAACCATTGAAGAACTTTACTCTGAGTTGGGCATTGAGCAAGAAGAAGAAGAAAAGGGCTGA
- a CDS encoding XisI protein, with amino-acid sequence MAVEQYRQYIRHLLSQRAQRASRQTIAPEYVGALSNGRVNRPWVAPEVQTVFDTEQDHYQLLYVGWRGNKRDFGCILHVDIKGGKIWIQHDGTEEGLANRLVEMGVPKQDIVLAFHEPEVREFTGFGIG; translated from the coding sequence ATGGCTGTAGAGCAATATCGCCAGTATATTCGACATCTTCTTTCGCAACGTGCTCAACGGGCTTCACGGCAAACAATTGCACCAGAATACGTAGGTGCGCTTTCCAATGGGCGAGTAAATCGCCCTTGGGTCGCACCTGAGGTTCAGACTGTCTTTGATACAGAGCAGGATCACTACCAACTGCTCTATGTTGGTTGGCGTGGGAATAAACGTGATTTTGGCTGTATTTTACATGTTGATATCAAGGGTGGAAAAATTTGGATTCAGCATGACGGCACGGAAGAGGGACTTGCCAACCGATTAGTGGAAATGGGAGTGCCTAAACAGGATATTGTTTTAGCTTTTCATGAACCTGAAGTACGGGAGTTTACCGGTTTTGGTATAGGTTAA
- a CDS encoding type II toxin-antitoxin system HicB family antitoxin, protein MRYAVVIEKGKNSYGAYVPDLPGCVAVAETLEEVKQLITEAVIFHLEGLKEDGLTAPESVSFCEYIEVA, encoded by the coding sequence ATGCGCTATGCAGTTGTTATTGAAAAAGGAAAAAATAGCTACGGTGCTTATGTTCCCGATCTTCCTGGGTGTGTTGCGGTGGCAGAAACATTAGAAGAAGTTAAACAATTAATTACTGAGGCAGTGATTTTTCATTTGGAAGGATTAAAAGAAGATGGATTAACTGCTCCTGAATCAGTGTCATTCTGTGAGTATATTGAGGTGGCTTAG
- a CDS encoding type II toxin-antitoxin system HicA family toxin: MSQLPSLTGREIIAALEKAGFTVARVRGSHHILIHDDGRRTVIPVHSGETIGRGLLSQILRDTQLSREEFRELL; encoded by the coding sequence ATGAGTCAATTACCAAGTTTAACTGGACGGGAAATTATTGCAGCACTGGAGAAAGCAGGGTTTACAGTGGCGAGGGTACGTGGAAGTCACCATATTTTAATTCATGATGACGGACGTAGAACAGTTATCCCGGTACATTCTGGTGAAACCATTGGACGTGGTTTATTGTCCCAAATCTTGCGTGACACTCAGCTTAGTCGTGAGGAATTCAGGGAATTGTTGTGA
- a CDS encoding type II toxin-antitoxin system HicB family antitoxin: MSREFNVIIERDADGYFVASVPTLKGCHTQAKSLDELMERIREAIALCLEFEENVEDSLDFVGVQRVAVEV, from the coding sequence ATGAGCCGAGAATTTAATGTAATTATCGAGCGGGATGCTGATGGCTACTTTGTAGCTTCTGTTCCTACTCTTAAAGGGTGTCATACCCAAGCCAAATCTTTGGATGAATTGATGGAGCGCATTCGAGAAGCGATCGCCCTTTGTTTGGAATTTGAAGAAAATGTAGAAGATTCCCTCGACTTCGTTGGTGTACAGCGAGTTGCAGTGGAAGTATGA
- a CDS encoding restriction endonuclease subunit R: MVTTLPAKEITLHELTDKFGLKLIENDHFFREWQDNLPEITEAEKQRLDRVKASYYNLVAYPPLLENTVKMVVLSPLLDLAGFYLSPFRIRSEKSIEISLEDEGVIIRGQIDVLAVYDQFWVVVIESKQAAFSLEVGRAQLLTYMLANPHPHRPTYGLILNGSSFRFLKLVKGETSHYAVSRLFDLFNPDNDLYQVLGVLKHLGELATIPK; this comes from the coding sequence ATGGTTACAACTCTCCCAGCCAAAGAAATTACTTTACATGAATTAACGGATAAGTTTGGTCTTAAGTTAATTGAAAATGACCATTTTTTTAGAGAATGGCAAGATAATCTCCCCGAAATTACTGAAGCAGAAAAGCAAAGATTAGATCGGGTTAAGGCGAGCTATTATAATTTAGTGGCCTATCCGCCCCTGTTGGAAAATACTGTAAAAATGGTAGTCCTATCTCCCCTGTTGGATTTGGCTGGGTTCTACCTGTCGCCCTTTCGGATCAGATCGGAAAAATCTATCGAAATTTCCCTGGAAGATGAAGGGGTAATTATTAGGGGACAGATCGATGTATTAGCTGTGTACGACCAATTTTGGGTAGTAGTGATCGAATCGAAACAAGCTGCTTTTTCCCTGGAAGTTGGCAGAGCCCAATTACTGACGTATATGTTAGCCAATCCTCATCCCCATCGACCGACCTATGGCTTGATTCTCAATGGCAGCAGTTTTCGGTTTTTGAAATTGGTGAAAGGAGAAACATCACACTATGCTGTATCTAGACTCTTCGATCTGTTCAATCCAGACAATGATTTGTACCAGGTCTTGGGGGTATTAAAACATTTAGGTGAATTGGCAACTATACCAAAGTAG
- a CDS encoding LuxR C-terminal-related transcriptional regulator yields MKEKLNFPLYRQDIASKDLESELGNQVIGKLFINNSCFLVCETNHEFKSSLGSSSNSPPESSCPLNAVGYLEVNGKVYAITEFQDNTTSATSHLASLLTERELQIVTLVASGQSNKLIAKHLEISEWTVSAHLRRIFLKLDVDSRAAMVYQCAPLIQQLEMK; encoded by the coding sequence ATGAAAGAGAAACTTAATTTTCCTCTTTATCGTCAAGATATAGCTAGTAAAGATCTAGAATCAGAGTTAGGAAATCAAGTGATTGGTAAGCTGTTTATCAATAATTCTTGTTTTTTAGTTTGTGAAACAAACCACGAATTTAAAAGTAGTTTAGGGTCTAGCTCTAATTCACCCCCTGAAAGCAGTTGTCCTTTGAATGCAGTTGGTTATCTGGAGGTAAATGGAAAAGTTTATGCAATTACAGAATTCCAAGACAATACTACTTCCGCCACATCTCATCTTGCTAGTCTCTTAACAGAACGAGAGTTACAAATTGTTACTCTTGTTGCTTCAGGTCAGTCTAATAAGCTAATTGCTAAACACCTTGAAATTAGTGAATGGACAGTTTCGGCTCATCTACGTCGGATCTTCCTGAAGCTGGATGTCGATAGTCGAGCCGCTATGGTTTATCAATGTGCTCCTTTGATTCAGCAATTAGAAATGAAGTAG